A genome region from Arachis duranensis cultivar V14167 chromosome 6, aradu.V14167.gnm2.J7QH, whole genome shotgun sequence includes the following:
- the LOC107492296 gene encoding histidine kinase CKI1 gives MTNEAVLVDAVKALFIFSHTDILYSTCVIDTMFICIVHTLGSEIEALTTLIQPMNYSSKNLARFINSVLHATNISFSDIKTKVAPLLFESFETVPQLAQISYIGMEGYFFSFYNGDHGQPLAIYSNRSTSSSIISKHYYVQPVNPDNGKLYGNATIFDSYVNTTWVGEALNGSNDGFVTLEKKLSNDQEFLFISSSRITKTGSVISLGVQATKITDFFSSVISHHQGAMLYLATKDGQVLQEGIKNTHMIVSKNDTVSFQYVNNHTSYYQGSVTCKNDGEVVASTLKIQGVEYLMRCSSIQIMGIKLVYVVGVPKNGAMISFIKEFKRYGLMVLSAMVIMSLIGTISIVIMKKALKKQKEATEEAERKSKNKSIAFATACHDVRASLAALTGLIELSSSQLVPSSSELNSNLKQMDSYTKDLLGMLNSILDASKIEAGEMQLEEEEFDVFQFLEEVVDSYHNVAMKKGVDIVLEPFNDSVHRYSHTKGDRVKLKRVLCNLLDNAVKFTDEGHIAVRVRAQKPALQNSMSMMRVTNQNRPWSCLFIKRKNNERRNDDDIEASNSTQPDPSNTMDFIFEVEDTGKGIPKDKHESVFENYVQVKETAIDHGGTGLGLGSVRSLVRLMHGDIRIVEKDNGGKGTCFRFNVHLTVCEKRTDDITRESESKPVDRTQSHRSTIHATSSGSSMCSLSPKLPICGPSTFRHEGSRVVLLIQGEERRRATQRFIERKGIKVKVVKQWTNLSHTLNKIKKKGLNSLSSGSSSSSATHGSTNAPLSVSMDEIESTQGFILIVIDAKAGPFQELCRVVSEFKRGICVSCRVVWLENPISPNLDFNSLNEDDYDPNDIVLHKPLHGTSLFQVLSLLPEYGDGSIQRAELEKCGTSRSRSGKEPQQSIGDQSHDQGGTKECEVPRSSDKPLSGKRIMVVEDDNTIRKIASASLEQLGASVEKCENGEQAVELVKEGLARDFPNLPYDYIFMDCQMPVMNGYEATRLIREIEKEYNTHIPIFALTANTQEEANPLEAGMDHHLVKPIDKKGLLEAITKVHDRVAIRE, from the exons ATGACCAATGAAGCCGTTCTTGTCGATGCCGTTAAGGCCTTGTTCATTTTTTCTCATACTG aCATACTTTATTCTACTTGTGTCATTGATACTATGTTCATATGTATTGTTCACACGCTTGGA TCAGAAATTGAGGCATTGACAACACTCATACAACCCATGAATTATTCCTCCAAGAATTTAGCAAGATTTATAAATTCAGTTCTCCATGCTACCAACATCTCATTCTCTGACATTAAAACCAAG GTTGCTCCATTATTATTTGAATCATTTGAGACGGTTCCTCAATTAGCCCAAATCTCATACATAGGAATGGAAGGCTACTTTTTTTCATTCTACAATGGTGATCATGGTCAACCTCTCGCAATATACTCAAATCGTTCAACATCTTCTTCCATTATTTCTAAGCATTATTATGTTCAGCCGGTGAATCCTGACAATGGAAAATTATATGGGAATGCAACAATATTTGATTCCTATGTTAATACAACTTGGGTTGGGGAAGCATTAAATGGTTCAAATGATGGATTTGTCACATTGGAAAAAAAGCTTAGCAATGATCAAGAATTCTTGTTCATTAGTtcatcaagaatcacaaaaacaGGTTCAGTGATCTCTCTTGGAGTTCAAGCAACAAAAATAACTGATTTTTTCTCTAGTGTTATTAGTCATCACCAAGGTGCCATGTTGTATCTAGCTACAAAAGATGGACAAGTGCTTCAAGAAGGGATCAAGAATACTCATATGATTGTTTCTAAGAACGACACGGTTTCGTTTCAATATGTGAATAATCACACTAGTTATTATCAGGGTTCAGTTACATGCAAAAATGATGGTGAAGTTGTTGCTTCTACTTTGAAGATTCAGGGTGTTGAGTATTTAATGCGCTGCTCCTCAATTCAGATAATGGGAATCAAATTG GTGTATGTTGTGGGAGTGCCGAAAAATGGAGCAATGATCAGTTTCATAAAGGAATTTAAGAGATATGGGTTGATGGTACTGAGTGCCATGGTGATTATGTCCTTAATTGGCACGATTAGCATTGTAATTATGAAAAAGGCActaaagaagcaaaaagaagCAACGGAGGAAGCTGAGAGAAAGAGTAAGAATAAGAGCATTGCTTTTGCGACAGCATGCCATGATGTTCGTGCTTCCCTCGCAGCCTTGACTGGTTTGATAGAGTTGTCATCTTCGCAACTCGTCCCTTCTTCATCAGAACTAAACTCCAATCTCAAACAAATGGACTCTTATACCAAAGATTTACTAG GAATGCTGAATTCCATATTGGATGCAAGCAAGATTGAAGCAGGGGAAATGCAACTTGAGGAAGAAGAATTTGATGTGTTCCAATTCCTAGAGGAGGTAGTTGATTCTTACCATAATGTGGCTATGAAGAAAGGAGTAGATATTGTATTGGAACCTTTCAATGACTCAGTTCACAGATATTCACACACAAAAGGTGACAGAGTTAAACTCAAGAGAGTCTTGTGCAACTTATTAGACAATGCTGTTAAATTCACTGATGAAGGACACATAGCAGTTAGGGTAAGGGCACAGAAACCTGCATTGCAAAACTCAATGTCAATGATGAGGGTTACTAACCAAAATAGACCTTGGTCATGCTTattcatcaaaagaaaaaataatgaacGACGGAATGATGATGACATAGAAGCTTCTAATTCAACCCAACCAGATCCTAGTAATACCATGGATTTCATATTTGAAGTTGAAGATACTGGCAAAGGAATTCCCAAAGACAAGCATGAGTCTGTGTTTGAGAATTATGTCCAAGTCAAAGAAACTGCTATTGACCATGGTGGAACTGGCTTGGGACTTGGCAGTGTGAGATCTTTG GTTCGATTGATGCATGGAGATATAAGAATTGTGGAGAAGGATAATGGTGGAAAAGGAACATGTTTCAGGTTCAATGTGCACCTCACTGTATGTGAGAAAAGAACAGATGATATCACAAGAGAAAGTGAATCTAAACCAGTTGACAGAACTCAATCACACAGGTCAACCATTCATGCTACTAGTTCTGGTTCAAGCATGTGTTCCTTGAGTCCCAAGTTACCTATTTGCGGCCCTAGCACTTTTCGGCATGAGGGATCTCGAGTTGTTCTCTTGATTCAAGGAGAAGAGCGCCGAAGAGCAACACAAAGGTTCATAGAGAGAAAAGGGATCAAAGTTAAGGTTGTTAAGCAGTGGACTAATCTGTCTCATACCCTcaataagataaaaaagaagGGTCTGAATAGCTTAAGTTCAGGTTCTAGTTCTAGTTCTGCAACACATGGTTCTACTAATGCCCCTTTGAGTGTTTCGATGGATGAAATTGAATCTACCCAAGGATTCATCCTGATTGTGATTGATGCAAAAGCAGGACCATTTCAAGAACTATGCAGGGTGGTCTCTGAATTCAAGAGAGGCATTTGTGTTTCTTGTAGAGTTGTTTGGTTAGAGAATCCAATTTCTCCTAATCTTGATTTCAATAGCCTAAATGAGGATGATTATGATCCCAATGACATTGTTCTTCATAAACCATTACATGGTACCTCTTTGTTCCAAGTTTTAAGTCTTCTTCCAGAGTATGGTGATGGATCAATTCAAAGAGCTGAACTAGAAAAGTGCGGCACTTCAAGGTCAAGGAGTGGGAAGGAACCACAACAATCCATTGGAGATCAATCTCATGATCAAGGAGGAACAAAAGAGTGTGAAGTTCCAAGAAGCAGTGACAAGCCCTTGAGTGGTAAGAGAATCATGGTGGTTGAAGACGATAACACGATCCGCAAGATAGCTTCTGCTTCTTTGGAACAGCTTGGTGCTTCTGTTGAGAAATGTGAGAATGGTGAACAAGCTGTGGAGCTAGTTAAAGAGGGTCTAGCTAGAGATTTTCCAAATCTTCCATATGATTACATCTTTATGGACTGCcag ATGCCAGTGATGAATGGATATGAGGCAACAAGGCTAAtaagagagatagagaaagagTATAATACTCACATTCCTATATTTGCATTAACTGCTAATACTCAGGAAGAGGCAAATCCATTAGAAGCTGGAATGGACCATCACTTAGTCAAACCCATTGACAAAAAGGGTTTGCTTGAAGCCATCACAAAAGTACACGATAGAGTTGCCATTAGAGAGTGA
- the LOC107492385 gene encoding DNA replication licensing factor MCM7 translates to MFSGFLASDFLKNFADINGESKYMNILQDVANHKTRAVQIDLDDLINYKDLDEEFLRRVTENTRRYIGIFSDAIDEIMPEPTEAFIDDDHDILMTQRSDEVADGEDGSDPQQRMPPEIKRYYEVYIKASSKGRPYTIREVKASYIGQIVRISGIVTRCSDVKPLMKVAVYTCEDCGFEIYQEVTARVFMPLFECPSTRCKINNNKGNLILQLRASKFLKFQEAKIQELAEHVPKGHIPRTMTVHFRGELTRKVAPGDVVELSGIFLPIPYTGFRAMRAGLVADTYLEAMSVTHFKKKYEEYELRGDEEEQIARLAEDGDIYNKLARSLAPEIFGHEDIKKALLLLLVGAPHRKLKDGMKIRGDLHICLMGDPGVAKSQLLKHIINVAPRGVYTTGRGSSGVGLTAAVQRDPVTNEMVLEGGALVLADMGICAIDEFDKMDESDRTAIHEVMEQQTVSIAKAGITTSLNARTAVLAAANPAWGRYDLRRTPAENINLPPALLSRFDLLWLILDRADMDSDLEMARHVVYVHQNRESPALGFTPLDPSVLRAYISAARRSSPSVPRDLEEYIASAYSSIRQEEAKSSTPHSYTTVRTLLSILRVSAALARLRFSETVAQSDVDEALRLMQMSKFSLYSDERQRSGLDAISDIYSILRDEAARSGKTDVSYGDALNWISRKVSS, encoded by the exons ATGTTCAGTGGCT TTTTGGCCAGTGACTTTCTCAAGAACTTCGCTGACATCAATGGCGAATCAAAATACATGAACATCCTT CAAGATGTAGCAAACCACAAAACTCGTGCTGTCCAGATCGATCTCGACGATTTAATTAAT TACAAGGATTTAGACGAGGAATTTTTGAGGCGTGTAACCGAGAATACTAGGAGGTACATTGGGATTTTTTCGGATGCCATTGACGAGATCATGCCGGAACCTACTGAGGCCTTCATAGATGATGACCATGACATATTGATGACACAGAGATCAGACGAAGTTGCAGACGGTGAAGATGGTTCAGACCCACAGCAGAGGATGCCTCCTGAAATCAAGCGCTACTA TGAAGTTTATATTAAAGCATCTTCAAAGGGACGACCATATACAATTAGGGAGGTGAAGGCTTCATATATTGGTCAGATTGTAAGGATATCTGGTATAGTGACACGCTGCTCAGATGTTAAACCTTTAATGAAGGTTGCTGTATACACATGTGAAGATTGTGGTTTTGAAATTTACCAG GAAGTAACAGCTCGAGTCTTCATGCCTTTGTTTGAGTGTCCATCCACTCGCTGTAAAATAAACAACAATAAGGGGAACCTTATCCTTCAGCTAAGAGCTtcaaagtttttaaaatttcaagag GCAAAAATTCAAGAATTAGCTGAACATGTTCCAAAGGGCCATATTCCACGAACAATGACTGTTCATTTCAGGGGAGAGCTCACAAGAAAG GTGGCTCCTGGCGATGTGGTTGAATTATCTGGGATTTTTCTTCCTATACCTTACACTGGTTTCAGAGCAATGCGTGCTGGTCTGGTTGCTGACACTTACTTAGAGGCGATGTCTGTAACTCatttcaagaaaaaatatgagGA ATATGAACTTAGAGGAGACGAGGAGGAGCAGATTGCACGTTTAGCAGAAGATGGCGACATCTACAATAAGTTAGCAAGATCATTGGCTCCTGAAATTTTTGGACATGAAGATATTAAAAAagcactgcttcttcttcttgttggtgCTCCCCATCGGAAGCTGAAAGATGGAATGAAG ATTAGAGGAGATTTACACATATGTTTGATGGGTGATCCTGGTGTTGCCAAGAGTCAGCTCCTTAAGCATATAATCAATGTAGCTCCAAGGGGGGTGTACACCACTGGAAGAGGTAGTAGTGGAGTTGGTCTAACTGCTGCTGTTCAGAGAGATCCAgtgacaaatgagatggttCTTGAAGGTGGAGCATTG GTGCTAGCAGATATGGGCATATGTGCCATTGATGAGTTTGACAAGATGGATGAATCAGATCGAACAGCTATACATGAAGTCATGGAACAGCAGACTGTTAGCATTGCCAAAGCTGGGATCACTACTTCACTGAATGCAAGGACTGCTGTGCTTGCTGCAGCTAATCCCGCCTG GGGAAGATATGATCTACGAAGAACTCCAGCTGAAAATATTAATCTTCCCCCTGCCCTCCTATCAAGATTTGATTTGCTGTGGTTAATCCTTGATCGAGCTGATATGGATAGTGATCTTGAAATGGCTAGGCATGTTGTCTATGTCCACCAAAATAGAGAGTCCCCTGCACTAGGATTTACTCCTCTTGATCCCTCTGTTCTTCG TGCCTATATATCTGCTGCAAGAAGATCATCTCCCAGTGTCCCAAGAGATCTGGAAGAGTATATTGCAAGTGCATACTCCAGCATTCGACAAGAAGAAGCCAAGTCTAGTACTCCCCATTCATACACAACTGTCAGAACATTGCTCAGTATTCTCCGTGTATCAGCT GCGCTTGCAAGACTCCGTTTCTCTGAAACTGTTGCTCAGAGTGACGTGGACGAGGCACTGAGGTTAATGCAGATGTCAAAATTCTCTTTGTACTCCGATGAACGTCAAAGATCTGGTCTGGATGCAATATCAGATATTTATTCCATTCTACGTGATGAAGCTGCAAGGAGTGGCAAAACGGATGTCAGCTATGGTGATGCACTGAATTGGATATCTAGAAAGGTCAGTTCATAG